The nucleotide sequence ACCCTAAATTGAAACCGCTGAAACAATTATGTTGCTTTAGATTGCTGTGTAATGAGAGGGCGCCACCAAGAACACCACCCCTGCTCCAGATCAACACCCTATAACCCAAATTTACAGCTGTCAACATGGACAACCTTAAATCCTTCTTCTTCGGAAAACAGTTATAAGAGACGAAGGTTGCCTTAATGTCAAGGAAGTTTGCTTGAACGAGGCCTGGTAAAGCTTTTAAACCAAAGAACCAGACGTCCACCACGGCAATGGCAGCATCGGGTTGTGAGGTTGTGTATTCCTTGATTAGTTCATCGCACTATCTTGCCCTGAGCTCGACGTTGAAAATGCTTCACAGTCAGGTCTGTGCCAGGAGacaaaccattttaaatgaGCTCAACtcatttgaaaagaaagaatGGTCGAACATACAGGCGGAAGTATGGCAAAGTGAGGGCATGTGAATAGTTTCAAAATGTAAGCACCCAATTATGATTATTTCAGGCCAGCAAGCACCCAAAATTAACATGAAATCCACGTCCATGATAAGTGTTACACTTCTTTTGGCAATAAACTACATTCAACTTGAAAGACTTCACTTTTGTCACAACTGttaaccaattttttttatactttctcTCTCACTCTTTCTTTTATACACTCTTTAACTGCCCCATGCTGGTTTGCGTAGTTAgaaatttttttccccttgcttTACAGTATTTCTGAGTTGCTAAAACACTAAAATCCATTCACAAAACCAAAGTTGCAAGTGTACAAACCACTTTATTGATTGAAGCACACAGTTTGTAGAACTTTAAACACTTCTCATGTGGTGAAACACAGCTAGCAAATTGGAATCGCTCTTTGTGCAAAACTGTGAACACATTGTCATTCAAAAAGCACATGTAGCATTTTGGTGCACTTCAACTCAGAATGGCACAACACAGCCCCAAAAGGGAAAGACAAGTAACACACTGTTGTCATCGGTAACACACAAGCACTCAAAATTTAACACACCTGTTTCAAATCAGTAATGTGTTGCACCCAATCAGTAATGGGGATATAAAGCCATGTCAAATCCAACTGGCATGTGTGATTTTCACAATGGAGGGCAGGAGAGAAGGTGGAAGTAGACGTGGACgacgaagaggaggaagagacggaagaggaggaagagacggaagaggaggaagagacagaggaggaggaagagacagaggaagagacagaggaggaggaggaggaggaagaggaggaggaggaagagacagaggaggaggaggaagagacggaggaggaggaggaagaggaggaggaggagacggaagaggaggaagagacggaagaggaggaagagacagaggaggaggaagaggaggaggaagaggaggaggaggaggaagaggaagaacaaGAGCCATCATTTCCAATGAAATTAGAGCAACAATCATACACCATGTTCTGGTTCATGGAATGAGTATGAGGGAAGCAGGACTACGTGTTCAACCAAATATAAGCAGGTTCTCTGTGGCCTCCATTGTCAGGACATTCAGAGAACACAACCGGTAAGTGTACTATCATTTGTGGTCCCTCAAACTTACAGTACAGTATGTACAGTTGTGGAATGTCTCAGTAAATTACTGTAACATCTCTAAAAATTGGCCCTTTTCTTACAGTATTACAGTAAAACTAATAATAgtattacataaaaatatatattttatgtattttacataTTTGGTTACATTGCATTAGGTCTGTCTGTACAATTCtaacaagatgttttatttgctAGAATTGAAAGACTGCCACATGCCGGTGGAAGGAGAGGTATATTCTCACAACAGCAGGAGACCATTATTGTCAATATGGTCCTTCAAAATAATCTCATTCGTCTGCGAGAAATACAACAGAGAGTTGAGGAAGACAACGAGAACTTTGAAGGAATCAACAGTGTGAGTCTCTCCACTATTGACCGTGTCCTAAAACGCAACCTGATAAGTCTCAAACAAGCCTACAGAGTACCATTTGAGAGAAATTCTGAGAGGGTAAAAGAGCTACGATATCAATATGTACAAGTAAGTAATATGTAATGTTTAGAGATTATACAGCACTATTGAGTTACTGTACATCTTTACTATGTTGAATGTAATGCAGCATATGTATACAGAGTCATGAAGCCTGGAATGCTAAGTCATTTACGTTATATCAAAATTAACTTGTTTTCATTTCTATAGAGAATGTTTcaactggattccatggagAGGCCTCATGAGTGCATCTTCTTGGATGAAGCTGGCTTCAATCTCACcaagaggagaaggagaggcCGCAACATTATTGGTCAACGAGCCATTGTAGAGTTGCCAGGGCAGCGTGGTGGCAACGTGACCATATGTGCTGCCATCAGCAGCTATGGGGTTATTCACCGCCATGTGACTTTAGGACCTTACAACACTGCCCATCTTATAACGTTTCTGTATGCTCTACAGGAAGCATTACTGAGACGTGAAGAGGGAGGTGATGAGCAACCACAGCATCCCATGTACGTGGTAATCTGGGACAATGTGAACTTTCACCGTGGTCCTAGAATACGCGAGTGGTTTGAAAATAACCCACGTTTTATAAATGTGTGCCTCCCACCATACTCGCCCTTCCTCAATCCCACTGAagaatttttttctgcatggaggtgGAAGGTCTATGACAGAACTCCTTATGCACAGGAAAATCTCCTTCAGTCAATGGATGCAGCATGTGACGACATTGGAGTGGAATCGATTCAAGGTTGGATTCGTCATGCTAAAGGATTCTTTCCCCGTTGTTTAGCAAGGGACAGGATTGCCTGTGACGTTGATGAGGTCCTGTGGCCTGACCATGCCCAGAGGCATGATGCTGAGGCAGAATGATTCCAAGACATTGCTATCGATCTGCTGCATATTTTGTTTGTGACTATATTTGTGTGCAGGATTGTGCAAGAACTTCATAATAAATCTAATTTTTCCCCTGCTCTGCTTTGAGTGCAGTGTTTTGCATTTATCTCTGTAGTGTGTAATGACTGCTGTGTAGTGTTTATGCATTAGCTGGATGTGTGTGATATCTGAAAACAGTGTTTGGTTTTGGGTAAAGATAACATAGTTCTGAAGCAATTGTTTGATAAAGCAAGACAAGTCAAAGGTTTTGACAGTGTAGCTTAAGTTTGGTGATTTGTGTTTAAGGTTTTGGGAAAGCGAGAGAAAgtttcaaaaaatgtgttttagcaaCTCAGAAATACTGTAATGTATGGAAGCATGCCCGTGTTTGTCATTCACAAGCATTTATGAGTCCAAATGAATTCTTCACGCGCATTTCGTCATCCACCTGTCAAACAGATGCAGTGATCAGCTCAACCTCCATACTGTTATCTGTAATCCTCACCAAACAGGATTACATCCCATGCCAACGCTTTGCTCGTGTCACAGGATTGTTTCTGTTTGGAGCATGTGGCGGATCTCTTGATTCCCATGTTGGGTGAATTTGATTTTCAGTATAGACCTGACCACTAAAACAAACTATTGCCAGAGACTGTGGACAGGAAATGCAGGGCATGCAAATGGATCTACAGTGTAACTAGATTTCTCTTCAACTTGGAAGACTTCTGACTAATCACATTTaatgcttgctttttttttggggggggggggggggggggttgtgtttTATGAACGCACAAATACGTACAAGTAGTTTACACCTACACAACATGTCGTATCTGATGATGACCTAAAAAGGTTATGTGTGCAGACATCGGTGATGCTCATCTTTTACTTCTTTAAAAGGTGAATCACTAGTTATCTCTGCTTCCTtatgctcacacacacatacaacgGTCTTCTTTGTTGGTGTTGTATAGGGCATGGTTATTAATTACACAAATGAATTacaaagtgatttatttatgaaaattCGGTTTATAGAGGAAcctgttttcttcctcttcccatcaagtctctctctctctctctcttttttttctttctctctctctctctctctctctcacacacacacacacacacacacacacacatgtgcacACCAGCTTTATATGGCTGATCTTTTTACAGAACACTCTGAGTCATGGTTATGTAAAATTCTTTTCATATGATTCATGTATGAAAAATAATGTTTACGTTTGAAGTACACAGTAGAAACATAATGTATAATCTGCATGAAAAGGTCACCAAAGCTGAACGCATAATGAACACAAACTGACAACGTGCTGCTTTTTTCAATAAAGCTGCAAatcacccccaccccctcccaccccaacgtaaaaaataaaacaaaaacaaggtttGCGTTTCATCGCAAGAAAAAAGACAGTTGAAGCTATTGCTTAGGTGCTGCCTTTTTGCAATCTCCATGTCACTTCTTCACAACACCCCACTGCATTATGGGGGTTATTATGAAACCCCGCTACTTAATGCAAggaatgctttttttatttcatgtgacAGTTCAAAGCGGGCCTGTCTCTGCAGCTTTACACACTACGCTGGCTTTAAAAATTGCCGTGGCTTGCTCAGGCAAACAAAAGCCAGCCTCACATCAGAAGTTCATCGGAGAGTCAAACAAACCCCCGCCACAGTGTACACAGCAAAGTCATTTTCACGCGAGTAAAAACATAAACGTGGCATTAATTTCCTGCTCGCGGGGATGAAGAAATTAGTTGAGGCTGCTGCTCCCAgtcctcttcctgtcagctgtgATAGCATTGATCTCCTCTTGTTTGTGTTCCTTATCTTTCTCGGTCTTGTTAGCTCCCCCGCACAAGGCTTGGAGCATGTGACAGGACACACACCTGCAGAGGCGACTTTTAACCCCTTGCTGCAATTTGCTGACAGTTCCTCTCACAGCGGAGGAGGAGAAGTAGAAAATAAAAGGGTCGAGGCAGGTGTTGAAGGTGCTGCACAGCAGGGCTTTGTTTCGCCACTGGGGGCTCTTGTTGTTGATGAAGCCCACGACGTGCGAGACGTTGTAGGGGCCGAAGCACAGGGCAAAGACGAGCAGCGTTCCCAACGCCATGCCGATGGCTCGCAGGCGCCGGCGCCGGTCGATGTGCTGCAGCCTGGACAGAATCCTGATGAAGTTGATGTAGCAGTAGCTGGAGATGAGGAAGGGGATGCAGAAAAGCACCACGCAGAGCTCCAAACGCACGGGCAGCAGCACCTTGAGTTGGGCCTCGGTGAAATTTTCATAACACACCTTCTTGGGTTCAACGTAGGTGACGGTGGAATTAATCGGGGGTTCTCGTCCAATAAACGGCACTATGAATACAATGCTCAGATGGAGGAAGGAAAAGATCCAGAAGAAGACGCTGGCGGCGACGGCGTAAACGGGCCGACGCTTCAGGGTGTGCTTGATGGGGAAGGCGACGCCCAGGTACCGCTCTACGCTGACGGCGGTCAGGAAGAAGGTGCTGTTGTAGATGGTCATGTAAAAGACGAAGCCCGACACGGGGCAGAGGACATACGGCAGGTCCCACTTCATGTCGTTCCTGGCTTCGTGCATCTTGAAGGGCAGgaacaggaggaagaggaggtcggAGATGGTCAGGTTGAGGAGAAGGATGTCGATGGGCGTGGGCCTCTGCCTCACTTTCTTCCAAAAGGTGTAGAAGGCAAGGAGATTGGTGGGGAAGCCCAGCACAAAGGTAATGATgtagacagagagacacagccCGGTATCGCACTCCTGCATGTTGCCTTCAGAGGTTTTCTCACACAACTGTCAGCGATTGAGATGTGTCACATTATGTCCTTGACTCTGACTGTGGGGATAAATGTGGCGCTGCGCAGGGAACGTTTGATCCTTCCAAAGAAAGGCTTCTTATTTGGTCAGTGGCCTGGAAACAACCCGACAAGACAAGGTGGTTTCACTGGCGCCCATCCTTTCCTCGAGGACTCTGTTGAtaagaaagaatagatagagatTACTGCACTGTGCAATAAAGTACCTCACCCTAAGGATCCTTCACTGCTTCATTTTAATACGCACACCTATACTTTGCTTTATACATTCAATTTTAGGCAACATCACCCAGaaagtttttttccctctaatattccttcttaaaaatgtttcttcacCTGTAaaaatcatcattattattattattattattattattattattattattattattattattattgtaagtGCCTTGGACTTCTGATATGAGCTTGCATACGACCTCTTACACTGTTTTAACCAACTTCATCTAATAAAGGTGCCTGTTTGGTGTAActtttggctgttttcatcTCTGAGTGTTGAATATAATTTAATGATGCAGAGAAATTCACCTCAAATAGTTGATTTCATAATGAAGCAGTCACAAAGTGTAAGTAGAGGGAATCactatcattttttttaaactagttcatttattttactaGTGTTCACtctgatgtatttcttttttttgctgttttttttccctagcAGAGTAACATTGCACATGAATCCCAGTTTGTTGCATATCTTGGTTTATCgaagcaatgaaaaaaaaaaaagagtctcaATGTTTGGTTACAGGAAATCTCTTATGTCTAGAAACATGTTTGTTTGCTGCCCGAATGTTTTATTGGACAGATATTTGCCAGGTCAGTGTGGCATGGGGAGGGGCAAGGGCGCCAgtagaggtgtgtgtgtgtgtgtgtgtgtgtgtgtgtgtgtgtgtgtgtgtgtgtgtgtgtgtgtgtgtgtgtgtgtgtgtgtgtgtgtgtagggttAGACTTGCTAAAGAGGTTTGAGACCTCTATTATCGCTGAATGCAGTTTTCACTTGTATTGCATTTCTAGGATGGGTGTAAACCTAAATCCCAATTCTTTGCATCGTGGCATGTCACAGGTACTGTGAGACAACAAAAGCAAGCTACCGCAAATTCAAAATGCTaggtttctttttaaacagagCAGGACCTTGTGAGTCACATCTCAAACCgaaaggtgtaattttacactGCAAGAAAAACATCTTCctaagtaaaaatgaaaagtaaatagGCCCCTAAATCTTCACCTCTCA is from Fundulus heteroclitus isolate FHET01 chromosome 3, MU-UCD_Fhet_4.1, whole genome shotgun sequence and encodes:
- the LOC105916801 gene encoding free fatty acid receptor 2, whose product is MQECDTGLCLSVYIITFVLGFPTNLLAFYTFWKKVRQRPTPIDILLLNLTISDLLFLLFLPFKMHEARNDMKWDLPYVLCPVSGFVFYMTIYNSTFFLTAVSVERYLGVAFPIKHTLKRRPVYAVAASVFFWIFSFLHLSIVFIVPFIGREPPINSTVTYVEPKKVCYENFTEAQLKVLLPVRLELCVVLFCIPFLISSYCYINFIRILSRLQHIDRRRRLRAIGMALGTLLVFALCFGPYNVSHVVGFINNKSPQWRNKALLCSTFNTCLDPFIFYFSSSAVRGTVSKLQQGVKSRLCRCVSCHMLQALCGGANKTEKDKEHKQEEINAITADRKRTGSSSLN
- the LOC118557689 gene encoding uncharacterized protein LOC118557689, encoding MSMREAGLRVQPNISRFSVASIVRTFREHNRIERLPHAGGRRGIFSQQQETIIVNMVLQNNLIRLREIQQRVEEDNENFEGINSVSLSTIDRVLKRNLISLKQAYRVPFERNSERVKELRYQYVQRMFQLDSMERPHECIFLDEAGFNLTKRRRRGRNIIGQRAIVELPGQRGGNVTICAAISSYGVIHRHVTLGPYNTAHLITFLYALQEALLRREEGGDEQPQHPMYVVIWDNVNFHRGPRIREWFENNPRFINVCLPPYSPFLNPTEEFFSAWRWKVYDRTPYAQENLLQSMDAACDDIGVESIQARDRIACDVDEVLWPDHAQRHDAEAE